The following proteins are encoded in a genomic region of Cydia strobilella chromosome 19, ilCydStro3.1, whole genome shotgun sequence:
- the LOC134750384 gene encoding uncharacterized protein LOC134750384, with translation MTQDQLKAEDLLTELEIALQIGKRRSETVKKSKLPELSLPSFSGDKLKWCEFWDRFAANVDHRQLQESEKLMYLLSCLKGAALETVSGIAATNANYSIAVETLKRRYGSTDTLIDAHYTALNNLQKADYTSASCRSVLDSVERNIRVLEKLGEPVGGNHLRALVLSKFPEKVIHEHHLIGEATDLMAIRNNLDKIITAMEKSVDTVVPSPKYTAVPGSSTTEALQVRTEVRSQSSRKRKHAGDAGAPPSKQAKRACLFCNLKGHASRDCRKYNTVEARQKQVTGRCLHCLRRNHKASSCKRKIACFRCKGDHLLIFCPNPASDGEEHDIMEKLSLKSLCATSNKHTFLQTAVATLQNPLTKKSIKGRVFIDCGSQRSYITLAAAKRLGLPTLQEDLLLIFTFGASQPLQTLTPGTTVNIQTKRDVTKQFTVNVVPRITDSVPVTSFKHPGVDIVADDDTVGEVVDVLIGNDYFGSILTGRKIQVSEDFCLLDTDFGWVPSGKLTTGERSEVLSVVTYCQCHTPNCPYFSEPDLPLRNIDVRFLWSLENLGITDSPKATRQEEAVRHFNETVQYEEGRYLVKWPWIEYPPDLPSNFGLALGRLKSNLKRLDLHLIKEYDVILKEQLDLGIIEVVTRGSDLNADHPIHYLAHHMVKQDGGGKGRIVYDASAKTTGQKSLNECLYSGPSMLEDLTALLLKFRTKRYGILADVEKAFLQVALQEDDRDVTRFLWLKDTTKEATEDNLLYLRFCRVPFGVVASPFLLTATIRHYISQSNKALLKQVADKCYVDNLVTGADSLQEAKQIYEQTRTVFEQLSMNMRDWISNNQSLMDKIPEQHRSVKHGQVKVLGLMWNIEEDTLKLNLTEDHFSTDPPIDTKRKVLRALARVYDPCGFVCPLMLSMKLIFQNICEKKCKWDTELPTEMTQSVKNVMESLKSIVNTELPRYIGTDVSMSELKYHLHCFTDASKDAYAAIVYLKVIEDGQGKSVSLLMAKSHVSQTKDKDELKIPKLELLGFLIGSRLLKYVRNHLDLDIEKEYLWSDSLVVLSWMRSNKLLPPFVANRVNEIKRDHPNTEMFYVHTKANPADVATRPELFEEKRQLWFNGPEFLAKEESCWPQNRLYEAHQNLLSVGEVLGDDPGEPTQEVPIGDDADQSEALEQGSPSDPVEPMETQDLSIPTESGEYPTDGSMELDNPDYHKEGDIQQQTIVSKIVSEIRDLQRKHFQEELDGKRTHLARNLDLFVDVDGLLRCRGRMANTTWSYDMKYPILLPKNSEFTDRIIKETHESNYHVGAPHTLSIIRERYWIPQGKAQVMKVLKRCTQCVKHGGGPYRLPGTPALPPERVNYNRPFTYTGIDYLGPLFVSTQTGKEKRWVALFTCLTVRAIHLEIVKDLSAEECLLALRRFIAARNKPQRMYSDNATCFKLVAEMVQQPYCVKNDIQWKFICQLAPWHGGFYERLVALVKHCLKRTLEKHLLNDTRLLTVMKEVETVLNSRPLTRVGTEVEHVLCPADFISLGQCLTMRPSAADIPTCNTATKSDLFESWKRGCNIIEEFKRMFVKQYLASLRERYNNSPKQPRVKSHRSPQVGDLVQVKSDLKNRNLWKVGKIHELIRGSDGECRVARVKVDDSTLTRSIGHLYPLEVDDETPEVEPVEGGLPEIEEDSGELEVPTSVDAHVPVLDEQPEIDADHLAGCDMTSHNEVPPPEEQPEERGNGRSKRIAAIRARDKILEWTRHLLALLQ, from the coding sequence ATGACCCAAGATCAACTTAAGGCTGAAGATCTATTGACAGAATTGGAAATTGCATTACAGATTGGCAAAAGGCGGAGTGAAACTGTTAAAAAATCCAAACTACCTGAATTAAGTCTTCCATCCTTTTCGGGGGACAAGTTGAAGTGGTGCGAGTTTTGGGACCGGTTTGCTGCTAATGTAGACCATAGACAGTTACAGGAGTCTGAGAAACTAATGTACCTCCTGAGCTGCCTGAAGGGCGCAGCGCTTGAAACAGTTTCAGGAATAGCGGCTACCAATGCAAACTACTCCATTGCAGTGGAAACTTTGAAGCGGCGTTACGGGTCAACTGACACTCTGATTGACGCACATTATACCGCCCTCAACAACCTCCAAAAGGCAGACTATACTAGTGCCAGCTGCCGTAGTGTCCTGGACAGTGTTGAACGGAATATCAGGGTGTTGGAGAAGCTCGGGGAACCGGTTGGAGGCAATCATTTGAGAGCATTAGTCTTGTCAAAATTCCCAGAAAAGGTGATCCATGAGCACCACCTCATAGGTGAAGCTACTGACTTGATGGCCATTAGAaataatttagataaaattatcacagCAATGGAAAAGTCAGTGGATACAGTTGTACCGAGTCCAAAGTACACTGCCGTGCCTGGCAGTAGCACAACTGAGGCGTTGCAAGTACGTACAGAAGTAAGGTCTCAGAGTAGCCGGAAGCGGAAACACGCGGGAGATGCTGGAGCACCACCATCAAAGCAAGCAAAGAGAGCATGCTTGTTCTGCAACCTGAAAGGACATGCTAGCAGGGACTGTCGCAAATACAATACAGTCGAAGCTCGGCAGAAGCAAGTAACGGGAAGGTGTCTACACTGCCTACGACGCAACCATAAGGCATCATCCTGCAAGCGCAAGATTGCTTGCTTCCGCTGTAAAGGAGACCACCTGCTTATATTCTGTCCCAATCCGGCCTCAGATGGTGAGGAACATGACATAATGGAGAAACTCTCTTTAAAATCCTTGTGTGCTACCTCTAACAAACATACCTTTTTGCAGACCGCAGTGGCAACTCTTCAAAACCCTCTAACTAAGAAAAGTATCAAAGGCAGAGTCTTCATAGACTGCGGTAGTCAGCGGAGTTACATTACTCTGGCAGCTGCAAAAAGGTTAGGCCTGCCTACCCTCCAGGAAGACCTTCTACTCATTTTCACTTTTGGAGCTTCTCAACCTCTGCAGACGTTAACCCCCGGAACAACAGTCAACATCCAGACGAAACGTGATGTCACTAAGCAGTTTACTGTAAACGTCGTACCAAGAATTACAGACAGTGTTCCGGTGACGTCCTTCAAGCATCCCGGAGTCGACATTGTTGCTGATGATGATACAGTTGGAGAGGTTGTTGATGTACTCATCGGGAATGACTACTTTGGCTCTATCCTCACAGGAAGAAAGATCCAGGTGTCAGAAGACTTTTGTTTATTGGATACGGACTTTGGATGGGTGCCCTCAGGAAAGCTTACTACTGGAGAAAGAAGCGAAGTCCTCTCAGTGGTCACATACTGTCAATGTCACACTCCTAACTGCCCATATTTCAGTGAGCCAGATCTGCCTTTAAGAAACATAGACGTAAGGTTCTTATGGTCATTAGAGAACCTAGGGATTACGGACTCTCCAAAAGCTACAAGACAGGAAGAAGCAGTTCGTCACTTCAATGAGACCGTGCAATATGAGGAAGGCCGGTACTTAGTCAAATGGCCCTGGATTGAGTACCCACCAGATTTGCCATCAAATTTTGGATTGGCCTTAGGTCGATTGAAGAGTAACCTGAAAAGACTGGACCTGCATTTAATCAAGGAGTATGACGTGATCCTGAAGGAACAGCTGGACCTAGGAATTATAGAAGTCGTTACTAGAGGGTCAGACTTGAACGCAGACCACCCAATTCACTACCTCGCCCACCATATGGTGAAACAAGATGGCGGCGGCAAGGGGAGGATAGTATACGATGCTAGTGCCAAAACTACTGGACAGAAAAGCCTCAATGAGTGCCTTTACAGCGGACCTTCTATGTTAGAAGACCTAACGGCGTTACTTTTGAAGTTCCGAACTAAGAGGTATGGCATACTGGCTGATGTAGAAAAGGCGTTTCTACAAGTAGCACTTCAAGAGGATGATCGCGATGTCACAAGGTTCCTCTGGTTAAAGGACACAACCAAGGAAGCAACGGAGGATAACTTACTGTATCTGAGGTTCTGCAGGGTACCTTTTGGAGTTGTCGCGAGTCCATTCTTACTGACAGCAACGATCCGACACTACATAAGCCAGTCAAACAAGGCCTTGCTGAAACAAGTCGCTGACAAATGCTATGTGGATAACTTAGTGACTGGAGCTGATAGCCTGCAGGAGGCTAAACAGATCTATGAGCAAACCAGAACAGTGTTTGAACAGCTGTCTATGAATATGAGAGACTGGATCTCAAACAACCAGAGCCTTATGGACAAGATACCAGAACAACATAGGTCAGTCAAACATGGACAGGTCAAAGTGCTCGGACTTATGTGGAATATCGAAGAAGATACGCTGAAACTGAATTTGACTGAGGACCACTTCAGTACAGATCCTCCGATAGACACAAAGAGGAAAGTTCTTCGGGCTCTAGCACGTGTGTATGACCCATGTGGTTTTGTATGCCCACTCATGTTGTCAATGAAGCTGATCTTCCAGAATATCTGTGAAAAGAAATGCAAATGGGATACAGAACTACCTACGGAGATGACACAGTCTGTGAAGAATGTCATGGAAAGTCTGAAATCCATAGTGAACACAGAGTTGCCGAGGTACATCGGAACAGATGTCTCAATGAGTGAGCTTAAGTACCACTTGCACTGCTTCACAGATGCCTCCAAAGACGCATATGCTGCCATTGTCTACCTTAAAGTGATTGAAGATGGACAAGGAAAATCAGTCTCCCTTTTGATGGCAAAATCACACGTGTCACAGACCAAAGACAAGGATGAATTGAAAATTCCTAAATTAGAACTTCTAGGATTTCTGATTGGAAGCAGACTCCTGAAATATGTAAGGAACCATCTTGATCTTGACATCGAGAAAGAATATTTGTGGTCAGATAGTTTGGTTGTGCTTAGTTGGATGAGGTCAAACAAACTGCTCCCACCCTTTGTTGCCAACAGGGTAAACGAAATAAAGCGTGACCATCCCAACACAGAGATGTTCTATGTCCACACAAAGGCAAATCCTGCTGATGTTGCCACACGTCCAGAACTGTTTGAAGAGAAAAGGCAACTTTGGTTTAACGGACCAGAGTTTCTTGCCAAGGAAGAATCATGCTGGCCCCAAAATAGACTCTATGAGGCACATCAGAACCTTCTTTCTGTTGGGGAGGTCCTGGGTGACGACCCAGGTGAGCCGACACAGGAAGTACCCATTGGTGATGACGCTGACCAGAGTGAGGCCCTAGAGCAAGGAAGTCCCAGTGATCCCGTTGAACCAATGGAAACCCAGGATTTAAGTATACCTACAGAGAGTGGTGAATATCCTACTGATGGAAGCATGGAACTTGACAATCCTGACTATCACAAAGAAGGAGACATCCAGCAGCAGACGATTGTTTCCAAAATAGTGTCCGAGATAAGGGATCTGCAAAGAAAGCACTTCCAAGAAGAACTAGATGGTAAAAGAACACATTTAGCACGAAATCTAGATCTCTTTGTCGATGTGGACGGCCTTCTTAGGTGCCGCGGGCGTATGGCGAACACCACCTGGAGCTATGACATGAAGTATCCGATACTACTGCCAAAAAATTCTGAGTTCACTGACAGAATCATAAAGGAGACGCATGAGAGTAACTACCACGTCGGTGCTCCACATACATTGAGTATCATCAGGGAGCGGTATTGGATACCCCAAGGGAAAGCCCAGGTGATGAAGGTGTTAAAGCGATGTACCCAGTGTGTCAAACACGGCGGCGGTCCGTATCGTTTACCAGGCACACCGGCGCTGCCTCCAGAACGAGTAAATTACAACAGACCCTTCACTTACACTGGTATTGACTATCTAGGACCACTATTTGTGAGTACCCAGACTGGCAAAGAGAAGCGATGGGTAGCCTTATTCACGTGTTTGACAGTAAGAGCGATACACCTTGAGATCGTGAAGGACCTTTCGGCTGAAGAATGTCTCCTGGCCTTGCGACGATTTATAGCTGCTAGAAACAAGCCACAACGGATGTATTCAGATAATGCGACTTGTTTTAAGTTAGTCGCTGAAATGGTACAACAGCCATACTGCGTTAAGAATGACATCCAGTGGAAATTTATATGTCAACTAGCACCGTGGCATGGAGGGTTTTACGAGCGGCTTGTGGCCTTGGTGAAGCATTGCCTTAAAAGAACTCTAGAAAAACACCTTCTCAATGATACCAGGTTACTGACGGTGATGAAGGAAGTGGAAACGGTACTGAATTCAAGACCGCTGACACGAGTCGGAACAGAAGTGGAACATGTTCTCTGCCCGGCTGATTTCATAAGCCTAGGACAATGTTTGACTATGAGACCATCTGCCGCAGATATTCCTACTTGTAACACTGCTACAAAGAGCGACCTGTTTGAGAGCTGGAAGAGAGGATGCAATATCATAGAGGAATTTAAGAGAATGTTCGTCAAGCAGTACCTTGCTAGTCTGAGAGAGAGGTACAACAACTCGCCCAAGCAACCTAGAGTTAAATCTCATCGATCACCACAAGTAGGCGACCTTGTACAGGTTAAATCGGATCTCAAGAACAGAAACCTCTGGAAAGTGGGGAAGATCCACGAGCTGATCAGAGGAAGTGATGGTGAATGTAGAGTAGCGAGGGTCAAGGTTGACGATTCTACTTTAACGCGTTCCATTGGCCATCTCTACCCGCTGGAGGTAGATGACGAGACGCCTGAGGTAGAACCTGTAGAGGGAGGCTTGCCTGAGATTGAAGAGGACAGCGGGGAGTTGGAAGTTCCAACCAGCGTGGATGCTCACGTACCTGTGCTCGATGAACAACCGGAGATCGACGCGGATCATCTGGCTGGATGTGATATGACCAGTCACAATGAAGTCCCACCACCAGAGGAGCAGCCAGAGGAAAGAGGCAATGGGAGAAGCAAGCGGATCGCAGCCATTCGTGCCAGGGATAAAATCCTGGAGTGGACGCGACACCTGCTCGCCTTGCTGCAGTAA